Below is a window of Prosthecobacter algae DNA.
ATCTGCGCCCAGTTCCTTCAGTGTTTCGATGAGCACACCCGTCTGGATGGTCATGTGCAGGGAGCCGGTGATGCGGACGCCAGCGAGGGGCTTCTTCGGGCCGTACTTCTCGCGGGTGGCCATGAGGCCGGGCATTTCGCTTTCAGCGATGTCGAGTTCCTTGCGGCCAAAATCGGCGAGGCCGATGTCTTTTACTTTATAGTCGGACATGTGTGGTGTGTCGTGGTTCAGGTTTGAGATGAAAATTAACAAATCATCGCATCAAGATGCGTTGATATGTTCCTGAGCGGAGGCCAAGTGTCAATCAAGGATTTTGACTTGTGAAGGCTTCGATTCTGGCACGCGCCGAAAACAAAAAACCACTCCGGGTGGACCCAGGAGTGGTTCTTCAGTGATTGGATGCGGGGAGTATTAAGCGCCCATGACTTCCTTCAGATAGCGGATGCTCTCGCGGGCAATGTGCTGTGGGCCGGGCCGGTAATCGAAGACTTCGACCGAGAGGTAACCTTGGTAATCCACCTCGCGCAGGGCACCGATGATGGGCTCAAACTTCACGTCGCCCATGCCTGGGCCGAGAAGGTTTGGATCATTGGCGTGGAAGTGAACAAACCACTCCTTGCTGTCGCGAATGATGTCTGGGATGGACTTCGATTCGTCGCTCATGGCCTTCACATCGAGGTGCAGCTTGCAGCTCGGGTGATCTACCATCTGGCAGAGGCGGATGGTTTCTTCGGCGGTGTTGAGAAAGTTGGTCTCCTTTTTGCCCAGGGGTTCCATGGCGATGACCACGCCATACTTGCCAGCCTCTTCGGCCACAGCACGCACGGAATCTGCGGCGCGCTTGAAGGCATCATCATACTGCCATTCAGGCAGGGTGTTGCGGGCTTTCGGGCTGCCCCAGACCATGATACGGCCGCCGGTCATGGCACAGAAGCGGGCGAGATGCTGGCCGAATTTGGCGGTCTCCTTGCGCAGAAGTGCATCCGGAGTGGTGATGTGGAACCAGGAAGGTTTGGTCAGCAGCCAGTGAAGGCCCAGGATTTCCAGGCCAAAGGAGGAGGCGATGCGGCTAAGGCGCAGTGCATCCGCTTCCGTGAGTTCGCGGGGATCTTCCTTCAGGGTGAAGGGGGCCAGCTCCAGCGCGTGATAGCCCGCAGCAGCGGCATCTTCACATACTTTTTCAAAAGGCCAGTCGGGATAGGTCTCGTTGCAGATGGCAAAGCGCATAGGGTGCGCAGACTGGAATGGAGGGAACCAGGCGTCAACCTTGCTTTTTCCCATCGGACTTCAATCTCCGAGATGGGAGAGAAGCTGGTCCATGGCGCTGGCGATGCGCTCGTGCGCAGTGAGCTTTTCCAGCCAAGCCTGAGGCAGGGCCTCATAACCATGAACAGCCCCCAGCCACGCGCCGACCATGCTGGCACGCCCGGCATTGTCTCCCCCGGCACGGACGGTGTTTAAGATTGCATCTTCAAAGCTATCCTGGTGACGCCAGGCGGCGTGTAGGGCGGAGGGGAAACTCTGGGCGAGAGGGCAGCTTTGGCCGAAGCGCCCGGTGGCGGTCACCACATCCAGCTCACGCAACATGTAGGCAAACTCAAAGTAGTCGGAGCCATCGCAGCTCACTTCCCGTGACTTGCGGGTGAGCTCGAAGGCTTCGCGAAAGGGCGTGCCCTGAAGGAGGGTGCGAAGCAGCACGGCGCATGCTGCCGCACAGGCCTCAGCGGTCGCGTGATTTTGGGTCACGAGGGTGAGCCGATGAATGGCATCCGCCAGGGTGGTGGAATCCTCTTTTTGGTAGGCGACCACCACTGGGGCCAGGCGACTGACGGTGGCGAGCTGGTCGTCATCGGCCCCGTTTTGAAAATTGCCCGGCTGCTGCTGCAGGTGCTCCAGAGTTTCACGGGTGGCATGGTCTTTGTAGCTGCGACAGTTGGCGCTGCCAAAGAAGCTTTGAAAGCGCATGCCAAAGTCATTTTCGCGGAAGCGCCCGCCGCAGGCCGCCAACGATTCCAGCAGCAGCAGGGCTGCATCGCCATAGTGGGTCTGATCGCCACTTTTTTTACCTTCATGGTAGTGGCCTTTGAGCGGTGTCTCAAAGCCATGGACGCCTTGGGGAAACTTGCGCCCCATGTCCGCCAGGTCATAAATCCAATGCGTGCCCAGGGCAGCAGCATCGCCGATAAATTGGCCCCAGAGGGCCCCACGAAGACTGGACAGAGATGCGTTCACGGTTCCAGTCTGTGCCTCACAACCCAGGCCAGGGCAAGCCGGAACGTGTGAATGTTTCCCTCAGTTGGCGTTCGGCGCGACCCTGACGGCGCAGTGCTTGTAGTTGGGCTGGCGGCTGTATGGATCCACAGCCCAATGGGTGAGTTGGTTTACACGGGGATCATGCATGGGCAGAAAGACCTGGCCCTGGCTGACGCCGGGAGAAATGCGTGCCTTCATAGTCAGGGAAGCACGGCGAGACTCCACCGTCACCACCGCCATATCGCGGATGTTTAACTGACGGGCATCCTCGGGATGGATGTCCAGGAACAGCTCTGCGGGGGCCAGTTTGCGCAGGACTTCAGATTTGGCAGTGCGCGTCTCCGTATGCCACTGGGCGCTGGTGCCACGGCCAGTGATGAGGATGAGCGGGTAGTCGGCATCTGGCAGTTCTGGGGGCGGGACTGCGGGATCGTAGACGAATCGTGCACGCTGGTCTGGTGTGAAAAACCGGCCATCGGCAAAGAGTCGACGCTCGGTGGCAACAGCAGGTGCCGAAGCA
It encodes the following:
- a CDS encoding sugar phosphate isomerase/epimerase family protein, with the translated sequence MRFAICNETYPDWPFEKVCEDAAAAGYHALELAPFTLKEDPRELTEADALRLSRIASSFGLEILGLHWLLTKPSWFHITTPDALLRKETAKFGQHLARFCAMTGGRIMVWGSPKARNTLPEWQYDDAFKRAADSVRAVAEEAGKYGVVIAMEPLGKKETNFLNTAEETIRLCQMVDHPSCKLHLDVKAMSDESKSIPDIIRDSKEWFVHFHANDPNLLGPGMGDVKFEPIIGALREVDYQGYLSVEVFDYRPGPQHIARESIRYLKEVMGA
- a CDS encoding ADP-ribosylglycohydrolase family protein, translating into MNASLSSLRGALWGQFIGDAAALGTHWIYDLADMGRKFPQGVHGFETPLKGHYHEGKKSGDQTHYGDAALLLLESLAACGGRFRENDFGMRFQSFFGSANCRSYKDHATRETLEHLQQQPGNFQNGADDDQLATVSRLAPVVVAYQKEDSTTLADAIHRLTLVTQNHATAEACAAACAVLLRTLLQGTPFREAFELTRKSREVSCDGSDYFEFAYMLRELDVVTATGRFGQSCPLAQSFPSALHAAWRHQDSFEDAILNTVRAGGDNAGRASMVGAWLGAVHGYEALPQAWLEKLTAHERIASAMDQLLSHLGD